Sequence from the Aquimarina sp. Aq107 genome:
TGAATATTGGGTCCGCTAAATCAGAAAGCAGAGTGTTAAAAGAAACAGGAAGTTATGGTAGAGGTCAATATGCCTTAGGACTTTGTACACCAATCGCTTCATTAAAATTTAATGAAGATAATTTTGAGGTTTCTGTCAGCGGAGTAGGAAGTAATATTATTTCCAATGGAACTAAGTCTCTTTATCCAAATTAAACAAGGATAGAAGTTAAAATGAAGATATAAAAAGAAAGCTGTGAATAAACACTATTTATTCACAGCTTTTTTAGAATTCAGAAAAACGATTATCATTTACAAAATTATCATCCGTTAATGTTTTTAAAAAGGAGATAATCTGATTTTTTTCTTCTTCAGTCATCGGAATTCCTATAATTGTTCCATCATTATTTTTAAAAACGGGATCTATTGTTTCTGAGTCAACCATACCATCACTATAATGATCTAGTACATCATTTAATGTTTTTAATCTACCATCGTGCATGTAAGGAAAGGTTAATTCGACATTTCTTAACGTAGGCACCTTAAATTTATGTAGATCAGAAGCAAGACCAGTAACACGGTTTCGGCCTATATCATTATATTCTGGATCTACTGGTAATCCGTTATTACGATATGATTGATCTGTCAATAATGTTCCAGAATGGCAAGAAGCACATTTAGAGGAGAATAATTCAAAACCAGCAGCTTCATCATCAGTAAAAACAGATCCTTCGTTTCTCTCGATTTTATCGTATTTAGAGTTTGATGAAATCATCATAATCATAAATTGTGATAACGCTTTGAGTAAATTTTCAGAGTTGATTTTTTGATCTTCAAATGCCTCGGCAAACAGCATTACATATTCGGGTTGTTCTTCGAGTTTTTTAATAATACTTGAAAAAGACTCATTCATTTCTACTTCTGCGGTAATAGGAATAATAGGTTGCAGGTCTAAATGTATGGCAGCACCATCCCAAGTAAATTCTTTCATAAATGCGAGGTTATGTAATGGTTGTGCATTACGTGTTCCAAGTGCACCATTTACTCCATGACTTACGATATGTGTATGATGTGTAAAAGCAAAATCCTGAATATGACAGAATCCACAAGATATAACACCATCAGAAGACAAGCGACCATCATAAAATAATTTTTTGCCTAATTCGAATCCTTTTTCTGTGGGAGGATTAAGTGTTACATTATATGTTGGTTCTGGGAAATTGGAAGGAATTGTAAATTCCAACGCTGGATTTTGATTAATAGGTACATAATCTTCTTTATCAGAACCGCACGCGACTCCAAGAAGAATTAAAACTATGTAACCTATTTTTTTTATCATTTAATTAGAAGTGTTGATAGTAAACATTGTGCTTATATTTTCTGCTAAGATAGGTGCATTTACTGGATCTACTTGAACATCACTTTTTTGCTGAAGAGAATGAGTATTTGTACTGTCAAAAATTTTAGAAACATCTGTATCAATTGATAAGTTAGAAGTAACCTGATCTTCAATGGTAATAGTATTGGATATATCTAATGTAATTTCTTTATAATTATCCAAAACTTCTCCATGACTTCCTATATGTAATAAAAAATCACTTGCAGTTCCTCCTTGAGGAGTAAACGAACCTTCGAACTTAACAAACTTATAACCAGCGGACCAAGACCATAACATTCCTTGTTCTTCTGCTGTTGGAATAAAATTAGCAACTCCGTTTAAAGGATAATTGGATTGATCAACTCCAACACCAAATTTGATTTTGGTATATTCACCAACATCAATATTACTAAGTGAAATTTGCTTGCTCGATGATACCTCTTCATTAATTAAGAAATAACTATCTGCAACTGGATATATAAATTCATCTCCGTTTTCTTTTATTAAAACAATATTACTAATGATATATTTTAGTTCAGAAACGGTATAATTTTCATTACTCTGGTTATCGTAAGATTCTGTATTTAGTACTAAAAGTTCAGTACCAACTTTATTAATGAAATCTATATCTAATGCGCCAAATTTAGGAGTATTGTCAATATCTACTACATTTGGATCATCATCCTTACAAGATATTACTGTTATTAGAGCGAGTATTATTAATGTGAGTTTTTTCATTTTTTGTGTCTTTGTTATTTATATTTTATAATTAAGAGGTCTTTAGATCCTTTATTATTTGGGATGTCAAAATCATTACTTTCTGAGTTCCCAACTACTACTATTTTTTTATCCGAAGTTTGGATACAACTAAAACCAATATCATTCGCACTTCCACCTGTTGTTTCGTTCCATAATATATCACCATTGGCATTAATTATCATATTCCAGAGGTCAGCCTGACCTTTATTGTCTGAAACATCTAGGTCAGTACTTCTAGTGTTTCCTGTGAGTATAAAATTCCCATCATCCATTCTATGAATTCCTCTACCGGTGTCAAATTCTGTTCCACCAATAGATTTTTGCCATATAAGATTACCTGTGGTATCAATTTGTATGACCCATAAGTCCGCAACTCCCTTGGCATTAGTTATGTAGCCATCACTACTTCTGGTATCCCCTACAATAATATATTTTCCATCGCCTGTAGCTTCTATCGTATAGCTAGTATCAATTTGCGAGCCTCCAAAAGATTTTTCCCATACTAGGGTTCCTTCAGAATTAATTTTTATAATCCAAAAATCGTAACTACCATTGTTATTGGTGATATTTACATCTATACTCTCAGATGAACCAATCATAATATAGCCTTCATCTTCTGTTTGTATCACATCGTAACCCCTATCATTGCCAGTTCCTCCAAAATAATGATTCCATTCCTGATTTCCTTCAGCATCCAGTTTGATTCCCCAAAAAGAACTTCCACCGTGCAATGTGGTAACATTTTTGTTAGCCTTCCCACCATCATTAATATCTGCTGCCTCAATAAAGCCAGTAATAAAATAACCATTATCTGCAGTTTGTATGACAGAAAAAGCTTGATCAATACCACCAAAACCAAAACTTTTTTCCCAAGAAATTTCTCCTGTTACATTTGTTTTGATCATCCATAAATCCTGAAGTCCCGCATTGGTACTTACATCCTCATCATTACTTCTACTATACCCAACTATTACAAACCCACCATCTGTGGCTTGTATTAGTTTTGTTGCACTATCCTCATTCGTACCACCATAGGTTTTACTCCATTGTAGATCGCCATCCTGGTTTAATTTAAGCAACCAATAATCACTATCTGTTGCTGTTTTATCAATGATATCGCCATCGAGACTTTGCGTAAATCCAGCAATTGCATACCCTCCATCTAGTGTTTCTACTACAGATACTGCACTGTCTTCATTGCTTCCACCAAAAGTTTTGCTCCATTCTATCTCACCCTGAAATTCACTATCTGGGGTAATTACAGGTTCATTTGTGTTGTTATTATCTTTGCTGCAACTTATCAAATTGATTAGTATAATAAAGACGGCTGGGGTTTTAAAGAAGTTCATTAATTTTTCATTTCGTAATTTGAGGTATACTTTACAAAATTACTGTTGTGAGTAACTAAATAAATTTTCACTGTTTTTTTTAAAAAACATAAATTTCTTTAATAACGAATTCAAAGCCTTATTTATTATTTATATTTTATTATTATAATATCCTTATTTCCTTGATTATTCGGAACGTCTATATCATTGCTTTCAGTACTACCGACTATCAAAATCTTTTTGTCTTGCGTTTCTGTACATCCTACTGCAAATTCTGCTAAAGATCCACCAATGGTAGATTTCCATATGACATCTCCAGTACTATCAATTAGAATATTCCAGATATCACTTTGACCCTGATTTTCATCAACATCTCCGTTATTACTTCTGGAATTACCTGTGATAATAAAACCACCTTCTTGTGTAGCATAAATTCCTCTTGCCGTATCGAACTCTGTTCCTCCTAATGATTTTTCCCAGATTAAATTCCCATTATCATCAATTTGAATCATCCATAGATCGGCGTTTCCTTTAGCGTTAGAAATATCACCATCAGAACTTCTAGAATCCCCTACAATAATATATTTTCCATCACCAGATGTTGCAATTGCGTATCCAACATCAATTTCAGAACCTCCAAAAGATTTTTCCCAGACTTTAGTTCCTTCTGCGTTAATTTTAACGACCCAAAAATCATAGCTGCCATTAGGAGCAGTAATATCAAAATCATCACTTTCAGAAGATCCGATCATTAAAAAACCCCCATCTTCGGTCTGTACTGTGTCATAGCTTCTATCATTATTTGTTCCTCCAAAATAACGTCTCCATTCTTTATTTCCTGAAGCATCTAATTTAATTCCCCAGAACTCTCCAACTCCGTGTTTTTCAAAAAATGTTTTATTATCATTTCCCTCACCATTACTAGCTGTAACATCCAGAAAACCGGTGAGGAAATAACCATTATCAGTAGTTTGTACAACAGAGAATGCACGGTCAATACCAGGAAACCCAAAAGATTTTTCCCATTCTAAATTTCCTGAAGCGTCAATTTTTACAATCCAATAGTCTTGTAGTCCTGCATTTTCACTTACATCACCATCAGTACTTCTACTATAACCAACTAAAGCATAACCCCCATCTACGGTTTTAATAATTCTTTGTCCACGATCATCTCCAGTACCACCATAGGTTTTACTCCAAAGAATAGTTCCTTCTTTAGAAATTTTTAAAACCCAAAAATCACTGTCGGTAGCATCTTTATCAGTTATATCACCATCAATACTTTGTGTATACCCAAAAACAACATAACTCCCATCTTCAGACTCTATAATGGATAAAGCATCGTCTTCTCCACTTCCGCCAAAGGTTTTGATCCATTCTACCGTTCCCTGAAAACCGTCATCAGGATTTATAGGAGGCGTAGAGGTTGTATTGTCATCACTGCTACAACCTACAATATATGTAACAAGAAAAATTAATAAGAATTTATGAAAGAAATTGAATTTACACATTTGTTAATATTAAATTATCTTTTTATTAAACGTTTGGTAATCTGATTGTTATCGTTAAAAACTTTTAAAAGATAAACTCCAGCATTTAAACTTGATACGTCTATTGTTTTTGTAACGTTTCCTTTACTTATCAATTGTCCGGTAATGGATATAATTTCATACGATGCTGTTTGATCTGTATTTAAAAATACTTCTAGGACTTTACCAAATACTGGGTTTGGGTATATTTTTAACGCCAGAATATCTTCATCTTCATTACCAAAAACAGGAATGATATTAGAAGTTACTATCTGCTCATTATTAGATCTTCCACAAGAGCCTTCATAGATCTTTACAGAAGAAAAATCTGAGGTATTACCAGAACCACTATCATTGTCATTTATAAATACCAATCTGTCCATTGTTCCTGTATAGAAACTACCTACTGGAATTACATATGTTATAAAATCATTACCAGAATAGTTATCATAGTTGGTAACACCATAATTTTGAGTACCATGTACTTTGAAATATCTTGTAGAAGTTAAGGTGTTATCATTTTCAAAACCAATGGCATGAATTTCTCCTTGGGATGAGCTTCTGAACTCAAATTCAATTACCGTATTGGGAGTTACAGTATAGTTGTAAGGAATATATTTCCAGGTATTATTCGTTAAAGATAATGTTGTACCAGTATTATTTACAACAAAGTCACCAGCTGAATCCTGATTGGAGAACGGAGTGATCTGAAAATCGCTAAAATCAATACTATCACATGTTGGAGGAGGAGTGTTGCCATCTGTAATATTTACATCATCTATGGCAATATCACTCTGCCATCCTTGAGAACCACTTCCTGTTATAGCACTAAATCGTAATTGAACACTTGCTTCCCCAGAATATGAGGATAAATCTATTGTTGCGGCATTCCAGTTGCTTCCTTGGTCTCCGCTTCGGTTAAAAATAGATGACCAATTTCCTTGGTTGTCAATTCTTGCTTCTACTGTTAAACTATTAATAGCGCTTCCTAACATGTGATATTGAAATGTTAAGCTTGGTGATGTAAGATTAGTAAAATCTAAACAAGGAGAATTTAAAACTGCGTTTTTGTTTGGATAACCCGTTCCATTACCAGAAGCTTCTACATAAATATAGGTGTTACCATCTGATGCTGCGGTTGGACCTGTTCCTGTGGAAGGAGTACCTCCAGAATCTCTAGTCCAATTTAGGTCATCATCAGAAGCATTTTCCCAAAACCCAAAACTAGATTCAAAACTTTCACTAAACGGAAAAGAATTTACGACTGAAGAGCAGTCATCTCCTCCACCATCTCCAGGTTCACTTTTTCTTACTAAGAAAAAACCACCCTCTATATCACTTATAACTATATTTCCACTATTAAAATATGGATAGATATTCCAAGCTCCATTAAAAGAAGCACTATTACTAGATGGATACGTGTCAAAATATCCGATTTCATTAATATTTGTATTACCTATATCTGCAATATCAATAACTCTAAACCCAGCTCTATAATTAGCCAAATAAAACTTATCTCCTTTTACATATCCATTATGATCAATAGCTGGAGTAGGTCCATTATATATCATATGTTGTTGCGGATTATCTAGATCTTCAAAATCAAAAATAATAGTTCTTGTATTAAAACCTACGCCTTGCTCATCTGTCTCATCTCCTAAAAGAAAATATCTCATATCATCAGTGAACCACCCTTGGTGGGTATATCCAATATTTGTATACTGTATGGTAGAAATTGTTGTTGGATTTGATTTGTCAGTAATATCTGCAATTACTACTTCGATCTCATTACTGCCGATAAGAATTTCTCTTCCGTTATAATCTGGATCGGGACCGTTATAGGTAACTACTTGAGCATCGTGAGTATAAGCTCTTTGGCCTCCAGATAAAAAACCACCAGCATTGGTCGGATTTTTAGGATCTTGAATATTCACGAATAATGGTCCTCCGTTATATGGCCCAGAACCTCTTTGTGCTCCTACGATATAAGCAAATCCGGTATCTTCATTAATTACAATATTATGCGCGTTTCCAAATTGAGTATATCGAGTATCTGCAGAAAAAGTTGCTGGTGGATTAGAAACGTTACGCAATCTGGTCAGATCAAAAACCTGCATACCATGACCAGAGGCTTCACTTACGATAAAAGCATGATTATCATAAACCTTAACATCTCTCCATAGACTATTACCTGTTGCGGTAGGGAGTTTTCCCAGATAAACTGGGTTAGTGGGGTTAGAAATATCTATAAATGCTGTACCATTGTTTAAACCAATAATTGCATATTCTTTAGATGTTTGCGTATCTGTCCACCCCCAACTGTCATTTCCAGAGCTAGCATTCATTTGAGAAAGTGTAATAGTAGACATAAGGTCGTAATCTTTACATGGATAAGATCCGGCAAATCCATTGGTACAAGGCGTTTGACTATGGCAAATAGTAAAGCTTACTAGGAAGCATAGAGCTAAGGTTAGTCTTTTCATGAGTTTGTGTAATTTTAGAAGTTAGTTAAACTAGTTAGTTAGACTAGCGAATTACACAAAATTAATCTAAAAAAACCCAAACTCGGTCCTAGCTTTCCACACTATTTATCCGGTTTAACCATCTCGTAATCAGTATTTAATTTAATTGTTGAGTTATTAAACTTTAACCTTTAAACAAAGTTGTTATTTAACAATCAATTTTTTAGTTACATCATTTATTTTAATAAGATATATTCCTGGCGAGTATGCTAGAGATAATGTAATATTTTTAGCATTATCTGGATTATGAAACTCTTCGATTTTCTTACCAATTACATTATAAATTTCTATTTTTTCTAATCCTGTAATGTCTCCTCCATCAATTGTAACACTAGAGTTCGTAGGGTTAGGGTAGATTGCAAAATTCGATTTTTCTTCAAAATCATTTACACTTAGGGTATTAGTTTGTCTAACGAGTAAAAACCCTCTTTCAATATCACTAATTACGATATTACCACTATTAAAATAAGGATACACATTCCAAGCACCATTAAATGCTGCATTATCATTGGAAGGATAGGTGTCAAAATAACCTATTTCATTAATGTTTTTATTTGCTATATCTGAAATATCAACTATTCGTATACC
This genomic interval carries:
- a CDS encoding choice-of-anchor B family protein; this translates as MKRLTLALCFLVSFTICHSQTPCTNGFAGSYPCKDYDLMSTITLSQMNASSGNDSWGWTDTQTSKEYAIIGLNNGTAFIDISNPTNPVYLGKLPTATGNSLWRDVKVYDNHAFIVSEASGHGMQVFDLTRLRNVSNPPATFSADTRYTQFGNAHNIVINEDTGFAYIVGAQRGSGPYNGGPLFVNIQDPKNPTNAGGFLSGGQRAYTHDAQVVTYNGPDPDYNGREILIGSNEIEVVIADITDKSNPTTISTIQYTNIGYTHQGWFTDDMRYFLLGDETDEQGVGFNTRTIIFDFEDLDNPQQHMIYNGPTPAIDHNGYVKGDKFYLANYRAGFRVIDIADIGNTNINEIGYFDTYPSSNSASFNGAWNIYPYFNSGNIVISDIEGGFFLVRKSEPGDGGGDDCSSVVNSFPFSESFESSFGFWENASDDDLNWTRDSGGTPSTGTGPTAASDGNTYIYVEASGNGTGYPNKNAVLNSPCLDFTNLTSPSLTFQYHMLGSAINSLTVEARIDNQGNWSSIFNRSGDQGSNWNAATIDLSSYSGEASVQLRFSAITGSGSQGWQSDIAIDDVNITDGNTPPPTCDSIDFSDFQITPFSNQDSAGDFVVNNTGTTLSLTNNTWKYIPYNYTVTPNTVIEFEFRSSSQGEIHAIGFENDNTLTSTRYFKVHGTQNYGVTNYDNYSGNDFITYVIPVGSFYTGTMDRLVFINDNDSGSGNTSDFSSVKIYEGSCGRSNNEQIVTSNIIPVFGNEDEDILALKIYPNPVFGKVLEVFLNTDQTASYEIISITGQLISKGNVTKTIDVSSLNAGVYLLKVFNDNNQITKRLIKR
- a CDS encoding cytochrome-c peroxidase is translated as MKKIGYIVLILLGVACGSDKEDYVPINQNPALEFTIPSNFPEPTYNVTLNPPTEKGFELGKKLFYDGRLSSDGVISCGFCHIQDFAFTHHTHIVSHGVNGALGTRNAQPLHNLAFMKEFTWDGAAIHLDLQPIIPITAEVEMNESFSSIIKKLEEQPEYVMLFAEAFEDQKINSENLLKALSQFMIMMISSNSKYDKIERNEGSVFTDDEAAGFELFSSKCASCHSGTLLTDQSYRNNGLPVDPEYNDIGRNRVTGLASDLHKFKVPTLRNVELTFPYMHDGRLKTLNDVLDHYSDGMVDSETIDPVFKNNDGTIIGIPMTEEEKNQIISFLKTLTDDNFVNDNRFSEF
- a CDS encoding MbnP family protein — encoded protein: MKKLTLIILALITVISCKDDDPNVVDIDNTPKFGALDIDFINKVGTELLVLNTESYDNQSNENYTVSELKYIISNIVLIKENGDEFIYPVADSYFLINEEVSSSKQISLSNIDVGEYTKIKFGVGVDQSNYPLNGVANFIPTAEEQGMLWSWSAGYKFVKFEGSFTPQGGTASDFLLHIGSHGEVLDNYKEITLDISNTITIEDQVTSNLSIDTDVSKIFDSTNTHSLQQKSDVQVDPVNAPILAENISTMFTINTSN